The DNA window GTAGCTGGTCAGCTCGGAGCACATCGCCGTAATCTGCCCCCGGCGTGGAACGAGAATGCCGTGAACGGGGATCACCGCCACCCCGCCGGTGGGCTGGACCTGCTCAGCAGCAGGTGATTTACCCGGATTCAATGCCATCTGAATGGCGGCATCTTCGGTGATCCCCTGAATACGGGGGATGAGCACCGCTTTCACGGAGTCCATTGTTTGCCGCGTCACGTAATGCGGCACGCCAAAGACCATATCTGCCAGGTGCGGCAGGTTAATTAATTTCGTTGTCATGTTGTCTTCCAGGTCATCCCGCGCGGCGGGAAATAATCAGGCTCTGGCCAGAAGGGTTTCGATTTCGGCCAGCTGTTTTGCTGTCGGCGATTTATCGCCAGGAAGGATCTTCGCGCTGTCGACCATGTTGAGCGGCGTCAGGTATTTATCCCCGCCGGCAATTGGCGGCAGATTCTCCATACGCCGGATATCGTTAGTGGATAGCCATCCCCACTGGCGGCCCAGCGCATAAGATTCATAGCGTGATTTCTGATCGCCTCGCAGCAGCCCGGAAACATTGAACTCGATGTACAAATCGCGGCGTTCGCTGGGCAGAAGCAGATCGCGCTGCAGCGCACCCTCATGGCGTTTCAGCCAGGCCAGCAGCGTATACATCACGAACTGCAGGCCCTGGTGCTCGATGTTGTTGTTGGTTGCTTTCGCCAGCATCTGCACCATATGTGGCGGGATTTTATAGAGCCGGCAGACCTCTTCCACGCCCCACTGCCGCGACTGTAGCAGCTGCGCCTTTTCGTTATCCTGCGACAGTTGTTTGTAGCTCATGCCCTCCTGCAGCAATGCCACAGAGAACATATTGTGAATACCGGAATGGCGCTCGGTCCATTTCGCCAGCAGGCGATCAATAGCATCCTGGCTTTTAATGGTCGCAGCCTCTTTCGGACGCTCTATCACCCCGCTCATCGTTGTCCCGCGCCGGAATGTCGCGGCCGCATGCTCCTCAACCGCCAGATTCAGCCCCAGAACATCGGCGTTCGTCTGAATTGGGGAACTGCCGATATAGCCATCCAGAGAAAAGACCTTCACATGGTGCATCATGCGCATCGGCAGAATTTCGCCGACTTCCGGGAGTTCGTAATACGGCATACCGTCCGGCCCTTTCAGCACAATGACCTTTTTCGGGTTAATGGGGATCAGCTCTTTCGGGTAGCCTTTTCCGTCCCGTTCGATGATCGAGTAGCAATTTCCCTCAAGCCCCAGCAACCCCTGCTGCTGCTCGAAATACTCGAATGAGGTGTCTTTCCTGTTGGGCTGGGAGTGAATCAGGTCATAAACCGGGTGGTCCGTCGCACGCTGGCGCCCGCCATTTTTATCCCGCCGGTAGAGTTCGCACGGCAGCTGCGCGACTGACTCCGCCAGGAGGGTGACACAGGCCCGGACCGCTGAAAGTCCAAGAGCGGTTTCCGGCGTGATTATGATGCCAGTTTTGCTCTGGCTTGAACGAAC is part of the Klebsiella quasipneumoniae subsp. quasipneumoniae genome and encodes:
- a CDS encoding phage portal protein gives rise to the protein MFLPQMFRGRQYSGNSFWEAMLGGVRSSQSKTGIIITPETALGLSAVRACVTLLAESVAQLPCELYRRDKNGGRQRATDHPVYDLIHSQPNRKDTSFEYFEQQQGLLGLEGNCYSIIERDGKGYPKELIPINPKKVIVLKGPDGMPYYELPEVGEILPMRMMHHVKVFSLDGYIGSSPIQTNADVLGLNLAVEEHAAATFRRGTTMSGVIERPKEAATIKSQDAIDRLLAKWTERHSGIHNMFSVALLQEGMSYKQLSQDNEKAQLLQSRQWGVEEVCRLYKIPPHMVQMLAKATNNNIEHQGLQFVMYTLLAWLKRHEGALQRDLLLPSERRDLYIEFNVSGLLRGDQKSRYESYALGRQWGWLSTNDIRRMENLPPIAGGDKYLTPLNMVDSAKILPGDKSPTAKQLAEIETLLARA